In Elephas maximus indicus isolate mEleMax1 chromosome 4, mEleMax1 primary haplotype, whole genome shotgun sequence, a genomic segment contains:
- the RESF1 gene encoding retroelement silencing factor 1 isoform X1, with the protein MNWNAKPESATMPSSYPKSQSSFLQQALINPLASASQNYFNYPGSNQEACMYSSNSVPISQPLLNIKNYTAPQQISVSDMLNGTSIASQTSVERKTYTNAQGPKQLNHNLQMTSGVTQNARLNSQVRNPMLSHTGAPVVSNQTGVTVVSNQTGFGANRSNINTLQNQFVPSDTYSLQLQTIPSNSVRVPVTYQGNQGLNPSLPEQQVDWGHHHTANGLAFPDNRSLPKQYCYSQQSFLQDTTLQKRNPMLSALLEVKNSQFTNPALCLQSQQNVPVQSQQYAVTQIDNRPPPPSYDCIYARHPLQNTQQVSKHLPMEVPQNQETHLSEILKDLFSGFQQQWQNPDKEVRTIGNFSSLKVNGNVNQPANKPVRSLVDGVQTFAQNNQDKRMDSGTSTSNPVLDTNVTKEGLVRDFKKLVNTRKKLLELARKIKINQNLLMAAGCSKATNTSHGESAQNSELSLKQTSRIQSGLQVTPVTPGISGCQPSTVMKSAEETNRTRCTLNSSIQEMNCKKFNQDNSILLNSGCSEKLPMPDQSHDLQALTSLKTSAVEITQTTLNNTQFSSENVRGDQNLPTNPEIVPAPQSVLFQEYVSKYPNKNTLLRFLMPEDKTENKSIQNGNETIQDPKPKSFEINQNTHITGNLPNLKTMETQCTSNENTKVSDKSFFLDLKSSTNGISSKSDSHCSMELLATCLSLWKKQPSEPAEEKQDNESRTNRITICISKPAEVCEKSPCTVVGGSHNKTLNNVEQETTLPMGVQNYESSGASIAKGSELQIAVVSPLILSNIKTISFKGLTREALLKTMYPVIKEGSVCSLQDQLTENTSITPLKPNVNELVASTTSSTKVSPLIQKAKQDKSTNCNSEGVPNTNQGKHIESKLDVHTLANVDISIYPDVSGSHQVLDESRGSTVVSGDTLQIVNICSLVEGDVSYNSQIAKIFNSPSLDKVEPQKPCLPDHQVISCRQQKEQLDKTTENENFNFQKEKIVQVTDVSPMITDQPESLLPSEPSLKYVKANGEAIEENKLECITNKEIMTSDVYSSAVIQQGSPEIDTPCNYIAQDPTSNEILNDETSVLYLHDQLSELLKEFPYGIEAVNSREGSVGQQITEQVTKDQSCDKTVSDSQDSTSTDQIKITIMSSEQMKELFPEQVDQLSDDDKFREPQKEKPIMKVESQYDPKAHPEGESHDSVVSNLQKDDIHCCALGWLSMIYDGVPQCQCNSIKNLATKEEKTKDQCSPLETNKCRQEERTSDRDIPDAECNSAPSKDLKAPLTLPDGKNCFPEIKQENVRDNTKTKHNNSLKTGKELPSHFSSVCDKKLDPLQSHKRKRKLQFHEVTFHSSNKLMKFCEQDTRESLQKKHIAQNSRPLKAKTVILTNKNRDLYKKNGSLIQTISPEKIKLKFRAGGSRYKLLENRKIDQGNIFDIERKKKKHDKREQSKNAGSSFKLCNSLSNSNERTSIKEKTVSIEVKSTNLEINIHRSLMKSSNSNIKSSDSKDMSCKILTPKEYLQRQKHKEAMGNKVSKKNCVIEKIKNVPCTSEYITLTRHSTGIESCRKSNEKHGSIAQTSKESLNFLTSHGKTVKIHHSEESKIHTSSKNMKGTVGGKQPDKIWMDKTKTDKHLADINNEGEFSQMTQQAMDQRKQYLNRVAFKCTERESICLSKLDNSLRKPKNGTERSQENKPKSFIPVKDATEKPTMLEFKLCPDALLENRNFGEEGKKLKPPPRKEQAPVQVSGIKSTKEAWLKCVNTEKRMREASQKIDKNVLPKSKLPKRSVSADGLETLQNTVKDSKAMFQTYKKMYMEKRSRSLGNSP; encoded by the exons ATGAATTGGAATGCAAAACCGGAGAGTGCTACGATGCCATCTTCATATCCTAAAAGCCAGTCATCTTTTTTGCAGCAGGCTTTAATAAACCCACTTGCCTCAGCATCTCAAAATTATTTCAACTATCCTGGAAGTAACCAAGAAGCATGCATGTATTCCAGTAATTCAGTTCCGATTTCACAGCCGCTGCTCAACATCAAAAATTATACAGCTCCTCAACAAATCTCTGTTTCTGATATGCTTAATGGGACAAGTATAGCCTCACAAACTTCTgtagaaagaaaaacatacacaaatgctCAAGGACCCAAACAACTAAATCACAATTTGCAAATGACTTCAGGAGTTACACAAAATGCACGGTTGAACTCACAAGTGAGGAATCCTATGCTTTCTCATACAGGAGCACCTGTTGTATCTAATCAAACTGGGGTAACTGTTGTATCTAAtcagactggttttggagctaaTAGGTCCAACATTAATACACTACAGAATCAATTTGTACCATCAGATACCTATTCTCTGCAGCTACAGACAATCCCTTCTAATTCTGTAAGAGTTCCTGTAACTTACCAAGGAAATCAAGGACTTAACCCATCTTTACCAGAGCAACAAGTTGACTGGGGACACCACCATACAGCTAATGGATTGGCATTTCCAGACAACAGATCACTTCCAAAGCAATACTGTTACTCACAGCAAAGCTTTTTGCAAGATACTACACTTCAGAAACGAAACCCCATGCTATCTGCGTTGTTAGAAGTTAAAAATAGTCAGTTTACAAATCCTGCACTGTGTTTGCAGTCACAGCAGAATGTACCTGTACAGTCACAGCAATATGCAGTTACTCAAATTGATAATAGACCCCCTCCTCCTAGTTATGACTGTATATATGCAAGGCACCCTTTGCAGAATACTCAGCAAGTTAGTAAACACTTACCTATGGAAGTTCCTCAAAATCAAGAAACACACTTATCTGAAATACTGAAAGACCTTTTTAGTGGCTTTCAGCAACAGTGGCAAAACCCTGATAAAGAAGTCAGGACGATTGGAAATTTTAGTAGTTTGAAAGTAAATGGCAATGTAAATCAGCCTGCTAATAAGCCAGTTAGATCTCTTGTGGATGGTGTTCAGACTTTTGCTCAAAATAATCAAGATAAAAGAATGGATTCTGGCACTTCAACCTCAAATCCAGTACTGGAcacaaatgtcacaaaagaagGATTAGTGcgtgattttaaaaaattggtaaaCACAAGAAAGAAACTGTTGGAGCTTgcaagaaaaatcaaaataaatcaaaatcttttgatggcagcaggttgtAGTAAAGCAACTAATACCTCTCATGGTGAATCAGCTCAGAATTCTGAATTATCTCTGAAACAGACTTCCAGAATTCAGTCAGGGCTGCAGGTAACCCCAGTAACTCCAGGGATTTCAGGATGTCAGCCATCAACTGTAATGAAATCTGCAGAAGAAACAAATAGAACGCGGTGTACGTTGAATTCCAGTATTCAGGAAATGAATTGCAAAAAGTTTAACCAAGACAATTCTATTTTACTAAATTCTGGCTGTTCGGAAAAGTTGCCAATGCCAGACCAGTCTCATGATTTGCAAGCTTTAACTTCTTTAAAGACATCAGCTGTTGAGATTACCCAGACAACGTTAAATAATACCCAGTTTTCATCAGAAAATGTCAGAGGTGACCAaaatctgccaacaaatcctgaaATAGTTCCTGCCCCTCAGTCAGTGCTTTTTCAGGAATATGTTTCAAAATATCCAAATAAAAATACTCTACTCCGATTCCTTATGCCTGAAGATAAAACTGAGAATAAATCAATACAAAATGGTAATGAAACTATTCAAGACCCTAAACCAAAGAGTTTTGAAATTAATCAGAATACCCACATCACTGGTAACctaccaaatttgaaaaccatgGAAACTCAGTGTACTTCTAATGAAAATACCAAGGTTTCAGACaagtctttttttcttgatcttaAATCCTCGACAAATGGAATATCTTCTAAAAGTGACAGTCACTGTTCCATGGAATTGCTAGCAACATGTCTTTCTCTGTGGAAAAAGCAGCCTTCAGAGCctgcagaagaaaaacaggataacGAGTCCAGAACAAACAGAATAACAATTTGCATTTCAAAACCTGCAGAAGTCTGTGAGAAGAGTCCTTGCACAGTTGTAGGAGGTTCTCACAATAAAACGTTAAATAATGTAGAACAAGAAACAACTTTGCCAATGGGAGTGCAGAATTATGAGTCTTCAGGTGCAAGTATAGCAAAGGGATCAGAACTTCAGATTGCTGTGGTGTCACCTTTAATTCTTTCAAATATCAAAACAATATCTTTCAAGGGACTAACACGTGAAGCGTTACTTAAAACAATGTATCCAGTTATTAAAGAAGGTAGTGTTTGTAGCTTACAAGATCAGCTGACAGAAAATACAAGCATAACTCCTTTGAAACCAAATGTTAATGAACTGGTAGCAAGTACTACATCATCAACTAAGGTTTCTCCACTAATTCAGAAGGCAAAGCAGGACAAGTCAACTAATTGTAATTCAGAAGGTGTACCTAATACCAATCAGGGAAAGCATATCGAAtcaaaattggatgtccacacTTTGGCAAATGTAGATATCTCAATCTATCCAGATGTGAGCGGCAGTCACCAAGTCTTGGATGAATCAAGGGGCAGCACTGTTGTGAGTGGTGATACATTACAGATTGTCAACATTTGTTCTCTTGTTGAAGGTGATGTATCTTATAATTCCCAAATAGCAAAGATATTCAACTCTCCCTCTTTGGATAAGGTTGAGCCACAGAAACCTTGTTTGCCTGATCATCAAGTGATTAGTTGTAGGCAACAGAAAGAACAATTAGATAAAACTACagaaaatgaaaactttaattttcaaaaagagAAGATTGTACAGGTCACAGATGTTTCCCCTATGATAACTGATCAGCCAGAGTCATTGCTACCTTCAGAACCATCATTGAAGTATGTTAAAGCAAATGGAGAAGCCATAGAGGAAAACAAATTGGAATGTATCACTAACAAAGAAATCATGACTAGCGATGTGTATTCTTCAGCTGTTATTCAACAGGGTAGTCCAGAAATTGATACACCCTGCAATTATATTGCTCAAGATCCTACAAGCAATGAGATTCTCAATGATGAGACATCCGTCTTATACCTACATGATCAGCTGTCAGAACTTTTAAAAGAGTTTCCATATGGGATTGAAGCTGTAAACTCACGTGAAGGTTCTGTGGGCCAACAAATAACAGAGCAAGTaacaaaagatcaaagttgtgACAAAACTGTTTCTGATTCCCAAGACTCAACATCAACAGACCAGATAAAAATTACAATAATGAGCTCAGAGCAGATGAAAGAATTATTTCCTGAACAGGTTGATCAACTCAGTGATGATGACAAATTCAgagaacctcagaaggaaaagcCTATCATGAAAGTAGAGAGCCAGTATGATCCAAAAGCACATCCAGAAGGAGAAAGTCATGACTCTGTAGTATCGAACTTACAGAAAGACGATATCCATTGCTGCGCATTGGGTTGGCTCTCTATGATTTATGATGGAGTACCGCAATGTCAGTGTAATTccattaagaacttggctacaaaggaagaaaaaacaaaagatcaGTGTTCCCCTTTGGAGACCAACAAGTGTAGACAAGAAGAGAGAACCTCTGATAGAGACATCCCTGATGCTGAATGTAATAGTGCTCCAAGTAAGGATCTGAAGGCTCCTCTGACTCTTCCAGATGGGAAGAATTGTTTTCctgaaataaaacaagagaatGTAAGAGataacaccaaaacaaaacataataactcactaaagacaggaaaagaattgCCTAGTCACTTTTCATCTGTGTGTGATAAAAAACTAGATCCCTTGCAAagtcacaaaagaaaaagaaaacttcagttCCATGAGGTAACTTTTCACTCCAGTAACAAATTGATGAAATTTTGTGAGCAAGATACTCGAGAAAGCCTGCAGAAGAAACACATAGCACAAAACTCACGCCCACTAAAAGCAAAGACAGTTATTTTGACAAATAAAAATAGAGATCTGTACAAGAAGAATGGTTCTTTGATACAGACAATATCACCAGAAAAGATAAAATTGAAATTCAGAGCGGGTGGCTCCAGATACAAACTTTTGGAAAACAGGAAGATAGACCAAGGAAACATATTTGatatagagagaaagaagaagaaacatgATAAACGAGAGCAGAGTAAAAATGCAGGAAGTTCGTTCAAATTATGTAATTCTTTGTCAAACTCAAATGAAAGAACCAGTATTAAAGAAAAGACAGTATCAATAGAAGTAAAATCTACGAACCTGGAAATCAATATCCACAGAAGTTTAATGAAATCTTCAAATTCAAATATTAAGTCCTCAGACTCAAAGGATATGTCATGTAAAATTTTAACACCAAAGGAATATTTACAAAGGCAGAAGCATAAAGAAGCAATGGGTAACAAGGTGTCAAAGAAAAACTGTGTaattgagaaaattaaaaatgtgcCATGTACTTCTGAATACATAACTCTTACTAGACATTCCACAGGAATAGAAAGTTGTAGGAAATCAAATGAGAAACATGGTAGCATTGCACAGACTTCAAAAGAATCATTAAATTTTTTAACAAGCCATGGTAAAACCGTCAAAATCCACCATTCTGAGGAGTCTAAAATACACACAAGTTCAAAGAATATGAAAGGAACAGTTGGTGGAAAGCAACCTGATAAAATTTGGATGGATAAAACCAAAACAGACAAGCACTTAGCCGATATAAATAATGAAGGTGAATTCAGTCAAATGACTCAACAAGCAATGGATCAAAGGAAACAATACCTGAACAGAGTCGCATTTAAATGCACTGAACGGGAAAGCATTTGTCTCTCAAAATTAGACAATTCCCTCAGGAAGCCTAAAAATGGCACCGAGAGGAGCCAGGAAAATAAACCTAAAAGCTTTATACCCGTGAAAGATGCCACAGAGAAGCCGACAATGCTGGAGTTTAAGTTGTGCCCAGATGCACTGCTTGAGAATAGAAACTTTGGCGAAGAAGGGAAGAAGCTGAAGCCTCCTCCTAGGAAAGAACAAGCACCTGTACAAG TTTCAGGAATAAAAAGTACAAAAGAAGCTTGGCTAAAATGTGTTAACACGGAGAAAAGGATGCGGGAAGCCAGCCAAAAAATAG ATAAAAATGTTTTGCCTAAATCAAAACTACCGAAGAGAAGTGTCAGCGCAGATGGACTTGAGACACTACAAAACACAGTAAAAGATTCAAAAGCAATGTTTCAAACCTACAAAAAGATGTACATGGAGAAAAGGAGCAGAAGCCTTGGTAACAGCCCATAA
- the RESF1 gene encoding retroelement silencing factor 1 isoform X2, whose translation MNWNAKPESATMPSSYPKSQSSFLQQALINPLASASQNYFNYPGSNQEACMYSSNSVPISQPLLNIKNYTAPQQISVSDMLNGTSIASQTSVERKTYTNAQGPKQLNHNLQMTSGVTQNARLNSQVRNPMLSHTGAPVVSNQTGVTVVSNQTGFGANRSNINTLQNQFVPSDTYSLQLQTIPSNSVRVPVTYQGNQGLNPSLPEQQVDWGHHHTANGLAFPDNRSLPKQYCYSQQSFLQDTTLQKRNPMLSALLEVKNSQFTNPALCLQSQQNVPVQSQQYAVTQIDNRPPPPSYDCIYARHPLQNTQQVSKHLPMEVPQNQETHLSEILKDLFSGFQQQWQNPDKEVRTIGNFSSLKVNGNVNQPANKPVRSLVDGVQTFAQNNQDKRMDSGTSTSNPVLDTNVTKEGLVRDFKKLVNTRKKLLELARKIKINQNLLMAAGCSKATNTSHGESAQNSELSLKQTSRIQSGLQVTPVTPGISGCQPSTVMKSAEETNRTRCTLNSSIQEMNCKKFNQDNSILLNSGCSEKLPMPDQSHDLQALTSLKTSAVEITQTTLNNTQFSSENVRGDQNLPTNPEIVPAPQSVLFQEYVSKYPNKNTLLRFLMPEDKTENKSIQNGNETIQDPKPKSFEINQNTHITGNLPNLKTMETQCTSNENTKVSDKSFFLDLKSSTNGISSKSDSHCSMELLATCLSLWKKQPSEPAEEKQDNESRTNRITICISKPAEVCEKSPCTVVGGSHNKTLNNVEQETTLPMGVQNYESSGASIAKGSELQIAVVSPLILSNIKTISFKGLTREALLKTMYPVIKEGSVCSLQDQLTENTSITPLKPNVNELVASTTSSTKVSPLIQKAKQDKSTNCNSEGVPNTNQGKHIESKLDVHTLANVDISIYPDVSGSHQVLDESRGSTVVSGDTLQIVNICSLVEGDVSYNSQIAKIFNSPSLDKVEPQKPCLPDHQVISCRQQKEQLDKTTENENFNFQKEKIVQVTDVSPMITDQPESLLPSEPSLKYVKANGEAIEENKLECITNKEIMTSDVYSSAVIQQGSPEIDTPCNYIAQDPTSNEILNDETSVLYLHDQLSELLKEFPYGIEAVNSREGSVGQQITEQVTKDQSCDKTVSDSQDSTSTDQIKITIMSSEQMKELFPEQVDQLSDDDKFREPQKEKPIMKVESQYDPKAHPEGESHDSVVSNLQKDDIHCCALGWLSMIYDGVPQCQCNSIKNLATKEEKTKDQCSPLETNKCRQEERTSDRDIPDAECNSAPSKDLKAPLTLPDGKNCFPEIKQENVRDNTKTKHNNSLKTGKELPSHFSSVCDKKLDPLQSHKRKRKLQFHEVTFHSSNKLMKFCEQDTRESLQKKHIAQNSRPLKAKTVILTNKNRDLYKKNGSLIQTISPEKIKLKFRAGGSRYKLLENRKIDQGNIFDIERKKKKHDKREQSKNAGSSFKLCNSLSNSNERTSIKEKTVSIEVKSTNLEINIHRSLMKSSNSNIKSSDSKDMSCKILTPKEYLQRQKHKEAMGNKVSKKNCVIEKIKNVPCTSEYITLTRHSTGIESCRKSNEKHGSIAQTSKESLNFLTSHGKTVKIHHSEESKIHTSSKNMKGTVGGKQPDKIWMDKTKTDKHLADINNEGEFSQMTQQAMDQRKQYLNRVAFKCTERESICLSKLDNSLRKPKNGTERSQENKPKSFIPVKDATEKPTMLEFKLCPDALLENRNFGEEGKKLKPPPRKEQAPVQDKNVLPKSKLPKRSVSADGLETLQNTVKDSKAMFQTYKKMYMEKRSRSLGNSP comes from the exons ATGAATTGGAATGCAAAACCGGAGAGTGCTACGATGCCATCTTCATATCCTAAAAGCCAGTCATCTTTTTTGCAGCAGGCTTTAATAAACCCACTTGCCTCAGCATCTCAAAATTATTTCAACTATCCTGGAAGTAACCAAGAAGCATGCATGTATTCCAGTAATTCAGTTCCGATTTCACAGCCGCTGCTCAACATCAAAAATTATACAGCTCCTCAACAAATCTCTGTTTCTGATATGCTTAATGGGACAAGTATAGCCTCACAAACTTCTgtagaaagaaaaacatacacaaatgctCAAGGACCCAAACAACTAAATCACAATTTGCAAATGACTTCAGGAGTTACACAAAATGCACGGTTGAACTCACAAGTGAGGAATCCTATGCTTTCTCATACAGGAGCACCTGTTGTATCTAATCAAACTGGGGTAACTGTTGTATCTAAtcagactggttttggagctaaTAGGTCCAACATTAATACACTACAGAATCAATTTGTACCATCAGATACCTATTCTCTGCAGCTACAGACAATCCCTTCTAATTCTGTAAGAGTTCCTGTAACTTACCAAGGAAATCAAGGACTTAACCCATCTTTACCAGAGCAACAAGTTGACTGGGGACACCACCATACAGCTAATGGATTGGCATTTCCAGACAACAGATCACTTCCAAAGCAATACTGTTACTCACAGCAAAGCTTTTTGCAAGATACTACACTTCAGAAACGAAACCCCATGCTATCTGCGTTGTTAGAAGTTAAAAATAGTCAGTTTACAAATCCTGCACTGTGTTTGCAGTCACAGCAGAATGTACCTGTACAGTCACAGCAATATGCAGTTACTCAAATTGATAATAGACCCCCTCCTCCTAGTTATGACTGTATATATGCAAGGCACCCTTTGCAGAATACTCAGCAAGTTAGTAAACACTTACCTATGGAAGTTCCTCAAAATCAAGAAACACACTTATCTGAAATACTGAAAGACCTTTTTAGTGGCTTTCAGCAACAGTGGCAAAACCCTGATAAAGAAGTCAGGACGATTGGAAATTTTAGTAGTTTGAAAGTAAATGGCAATGTAAATCAGCCTGCTAATAAGCCAGTTAGATCTCTTGTGGATGGTGTTCAGACTTTTGCTCAAAATAATCAAGATAAAAGAATGGATTCTGGCACTTCAACCTCAAATCCAGTACTGGAcacaaatgtcacaaaagaagGATTAGTGcgtgattttaaaaaattggtaaaCACAAGAAAGAAACTGTTGGAGCTTgcaagaaaaatcaaaataaatcaaaatcttttgatggcagcaggttgtAGTAAAGCAACTAATACCTCTCATGGTGAATCAGCTCAGAATTCTGAATTATCTCTGAAACAGACTTCCAGAATTCAGTCAGGGCTGCAGGTAACCCCAGTAACTCCAGGGATTTCAGGATGTCAGCCATCAACTGTAATGAAATCTGCAGAAGAAACAAATAGAACGCGGTGTACGTTGAATTCCAGTATTCAGGAAATGAATTGCAAAAAGTTTAACCAAGACAATTCTATTTTACTAAATTCTGGCTGTTCGGAAAAGTTGCCAATGCCAGACCAGTCTCATGATTTGCAAGCTTTAACTTCTTTAAAGACATCAGCTGTTGAGATTACCCAGACAACGTTAAATAATACCCAGTTTTCATCAGAAAATGTCAGAGGTGACCAaaatctgccaacaaatcctgaaATAGTTCCTGCCCCTCAGTCAGTGCTTTTTCAGGAATATGTTTCAAAATATCCAAATAAAAATACTCTACTCCGATTCCTTATGCCTGAAGATAAAACTGAGAATAAATCAATACAAAATGGTAATGAAACTATTCAAGACCCTAAACCAAAGAGTTTTGAAATTAATCAGAATACCCACATCACTGGTAACctaccaaatttgaaaaccatgGAAACTCAGTGTACTTCTAATGAAAATACCAAGGTTTCAGACaagtctttttttcttgatcttaAATCCTCGACAAATGGAATATCTTCTAAAAGTGACAGTCACTGTTCCATGGAATTGCTAGCAACATGTCTTTCTCTGTGGAAAAAGCAGCCTTCAGAGCctgcagaagaaaaacaggataacGAGTCCAGAACAAACAGAATAACAATTTGCATTTCAAAACCTGCAGAAGTCTGTGAGAAGAGTCCTTGCACAGTTGTAGGAGGTTCTCACAATAAAACGTTAAATAATGTAGAACAAGAAACAACTTTGCCAATGGGAGTGCAGAATTATGAGTCTTCAGGTGCAAGTATAGCAAAGGGATCAGAACTTCAGATTGCTGTGGTGTCACCTTTAATTCTTTCAAATATCAAAACAATATCTTTCAAGGGACTAACACGTGAAGCGTTACTTAAAACAATGTATCCAGTTATTAAAGAAGGTAGTGTTTGTAGCTTACAAGATCAGCTGACAGAAAATACAAGCATAACTCCTTTGAAACCAAATGTTAATGAACTGGTAGCAAGTACTACATCATCAACTAAGGTTTCTCCACTAATTCAGAAGGCAAAGCAGGACAAGTCAACTAATTGTAATTCAGAAGGTGTACCTAATACCAATCAGGGAAAGCATATCGAAtcaaaattggatgtccacacTTTGGCAAATGTAGATATCTCAATCTATCCAGATGTGAGCGGCAGTCACCAAGTCTTGGATGAATCAAGGGGCAGCACTGTTGTGAGTGGTGATACATTACAGATTGTCAACATTTGTTCTCTTGTTGAAGGTGATGTATCTTATAATTCCCAAATAGCAAAGATATTCAACTCTCCCTCTTTGGATAAGGTTGAGCCACAGAAACCTTGTTTGCCTGATCATCAAGTGATTAGTTGTAGGCAACAGAAAGAACAATTAGATAAAACTACagaaaatgaaaactttaattttcaaaaagagAAGATTGTACAGGTCACAGATGTTTCCCCTATGATAACTGATCAGCCAGAGTCATTGCTACCTTCAGAACCATCATTGAAGTATGTTAAAGCAAATGGAGAAGCCATAGAGGAAAACAAATTGGAATGTATCACTAACAAAGAAATCATGACTAGCGATGTGTATTCTTCAGCTGTTATTCAACAGGGTAGTCCAGAAATTGATACACCCTGCAATTATATTGCTCAAGATCCTACAAGCAATGAGATTCTCAATGATGAGACATCCGTCTTATACCTACATGATCAGCTGTCAGAACTTTTAAAAGAGTTTCCATATGGGATTGAAGCTGTAAACTCACGTGAAGGTTCTGTGGGCCAACAAATAACAGAGCAAGTaacaaaagatcaaagttgtgACAAAACTGTTTCTGATTCCCAAGACTCAACATCAACAGACCAGATAAAAATTACAATAATGAGCTCAGAGCAGATGAAAGAATTATTTCCTGAACAGGTTGATCAACTCAGTGATGATGACAAATTCAgagaacctcagaaggaaaagcCTATCATGAAAGTAGAGAGCCAGTATGATCCAAAAGCACATCCAGAAGGAGAAAGTCATGACTCTGTAGTATCGAACTTACAGAAAGACGATATCCATTGCTGCGCATTGGGTTGGCTCTCTATGATTTATGATGGAGTACCGCAATGTCAGTGTAATTccattaagaacttggctacaaaggaagaaaaaacaaaagatcaGTGTTCCCCTTTGGAGACCAACAAGTGTAGACAAGAAGAGAGAACCTCTGATAGAGACATCCCTGATGCTGAATGTAATAGTGCTCCAAGTAAGGATCTGAAGGCTCCTCTGACTCTTCCAGATGGGAAGAATTGTTTTCctgaaataaaacaagagaatGTAAGAGataacaccaaaacaaaacataataactcactaaagacaggaaaagaattgCCTAGTCACTTTTCATCTGTGTGTGATAAAAAACTAGATCCCTTGCAAagtcacaaaagaaaaagaaaacttcagttCCATGAGGTAACTTTTCACTCCAGTAACAAATTGATGAAATTTTGTGAGCAAGATACTCGAGAAAGCCTGCAGAAGAAACACATAGCACAAAACTCACGCCCACTAAAAGCAAAGACAGTTATTTTGACAAATAAAAATAGAGATCTGTACAAGAAGAATGGTTCTTTGATACAGACAATATCACCAGAAAAGATAAAATTGAAATTCAGAGCGGGTGGCTCCAGATACAAACTTTTGGAAAACAGGAAGATAGACCAAGGAAACATATTTGatatagagagaaagaagaagaaacatgATAAACGAGAGCAGAGTAAAAATGCAGGAAGTTCGTTCAAATTATGTAATTCTTTGTCAAACTCAAATGAAAGAACCAGTATTAAAGAAAAGACAGTATCAATAGAAGTAAAATCTACGAACCTGGAAATCAATATCCACAGAAGTTTAATGAAATCTTCAAATTCAAATATTAAGTCCTCAGACTCAAAGGATATGTCATGTAAAATTTTAACACCAAAGGAATATTTACAAAGGCAGAAGCATAAAGAAGCAATGGGTAACAAGGTGTCAAAGAAAAACTGTGTaattgagaaaattaaaaatgtgcCATGTACTTCTGAATACATAACTCTTACTAGACATTCCACAGGAATAGAAAGTTGTAGGAAATCAAATGAGAAACATGGTAGCATTGCACAGACTTCAAAAGAATCATTAAATTTTTTAACAAGCCATGGTAAAACCGTCAAAATCCACCATTCTGAGGAGTCTAAAATACACACAAGTTCAAAGAATATGAAAGGAACAGTTGGTGGAAAGCAACCTGATAAAATTTGGATGGATAAAACCAAAACAGACAAGCACTTAGCCGATATAAATAATGAAGGTGAATTCAGTCAAATGACTCAACAAGCAATGGATCAAAGGAAACAATACCTGAACAGAGTCGCATTTAAATGCACTGAACGGGAAAGCATTTGTCTCTCAAAATTAGACAATTCCCTCAGGAAGCCTAAAAATGGCACCGAGAGGAGCCAGGAAAATAAACCTAAAAGCTTTATACCCGTGAAAGATGCCACAGAGAAGCCGACAATGCTGGAGTTTAAGTTGTGCCCAGATGCACTGCTTGAGAATAGAAACTTTGGCGAAGAAGGGAAGAAGCTGAAGCCTCCTCCTAGGAAAGAACAAGCACCTGTACAAG ATAAAAATGTTTTGCCTAAATCAAAACTACCGAAGAGAAGTGTCAGCGCAGATGGACTTGAGACACTACAAAACACAGTAAAAGATTCAAAAGCAATGTTTCAAACCTACAAAAAGATGTACATGGAGAAAAGGAGCAGAAGCCTTGGTAACAGCCCATAA